Proteins encoded together in one Riemerella anatipestifer window:
- the nuoL gene encoding NADH-quinone oxidoreductase subunit L encodes MENIVYAIVLFPLLGFLINGLLGKRLPKIVVGGLATAVVFVSFLLSVYIFTQFNSDSPALVVKAFEWFRVNGMQVNFGFQVDQLSLMMMMIITGIGSLIHLYSIGYMSHDEGFYKFFTYLNLFIFSMLLLVMGSNYLILFIGWEGVGLCSYLLIGFWYKNQEYGKAARKAFIMNRIGDLGLLIGIFMLASEVNAVDYLSVAQNSSKFAIDSPVVIFITLSLFVGAVGKSAQLPLFTWLPDAMAGPTPVSALIHAATMVTAGIYLVVRSNFLYSLAPTTLDVILYIALLTAALAAFMALKQNDIKKVLAYSTVSQLGFMFVALGVGAYTAAMFHLMTHAFFKALLFLGSGSVIHAMSGEQDMRFMGGLKKYIPITHATFLIGTLAISGMPLFSGMISKDEILVSAYAKNPIFWVILFVIAAMTATYMFRLYYLTFHGSFRGTEEQKHHLHESPLNMTLPLIVLSVLSLLGGFLNLPHFIAHGEYQTLHHWLEGLYYVYTKEMVEVQFNVEMILLGLTILMFFMVWFAVRYLYVIKNKQPKAECTGWEKLSAQKLYIDEIYNAAVVKPVEGLGKLASTFDKGILDRLVTLVGLGSVGSGRAFKKVQNGNVENYILIMSLAIGIILIINFLVL; translated from the coding sequence ATGGAAAATATAGTTTATGCAATTGTTCTTTTTCCTTTATTAGGCTTTTTAATCAACGGGTTACTAGGGAAAAGATTACCTAAAATTGTAGTAGGCGGTTTGGCTACTGCGGTGGTATTTGTTTCATTTTTACTTTCGGTTTATATCTTTACACAGTTCAATTCGGATAGCCCAGCTTTAGTGGTAAAGGCTTTTGAATGGTTCCGTGTTAATGGTATGCAGGTTAATTTTGGGTTTCAGGTAGACCAGCTTTCTTTAATGATGATGATGATCATTACAGGGATTGGTTCTTTAATCCATTTGTATTCTATTGGTTATATGAGCCACGATGAAGGCTTCTATAAATTCTTTACTTACCTCAACCTGTTTATATTTTCTATGTTACTTCTAGTAATGGGAAGTAACTATTTGATTCTGTTTATCGGTTGGGAAGGTGTTGGTCTTTGTTCTTATTTATTGATTGGTTTTTGGTATAAAAATCAAGAATATGGTAAGGCGGCTAGAAAGGCTTTCATTATGAACCGTATAGGAGATTTAGGTTTGTTGATAGGTATTTTTATGTTAGCATCTGAAGTGAATGCGGTAGATTATCTAAGTGTAGCTCAAAACTCATCTAAATTTGCCATTGATAGCCCAGTGGTTATCTTCATCACATTGAGTTTATTTGTAGGAGCGGTAGGTAAATCAGCACAATTGCCGTTATTTACATGGTTACCAGATGCCATGGCAGGACCTACTCCAGTATCTGCTCTTATCCACGCAGCTACGATGGTTACAGCGGGTATTTATTTGGTAGTTCGTTCTAACTTCTTATATTCTTTAGCACCTACAACATTAGATGTTATCTTGTATATAGCATTGCTTACAGCAGCTTTAGCAGCGTTTATGGCGTTAAAGCAAAACGATATTAAAAAGGTATTGGCTTACTCTACTGTATCTCAGCTAGGGTTTATGTTTGTAGCTTTGGGAGTAGGAGCTTATACAGCGGCTATGTTTCATTTGATGACACACGCTTTCTTCAAGGCATTACTATTCTTAGGTTCGGGTTCTGTAATCCACGCAATGAGTGGAGAGCAAGATATGAGATTTATGGGAGGACTTAAAAAGTATATTCCTATAACTCACGCTACTTTTCTTATAGGTACATTGGCTATATCGGGAATGCCGTTATTTTCAGGTATGATTTCTAAAGATGAAATATTGGTATCTGCGTATGCTAAAAATCCAATATTTTGGGTAATTCTTTTCGTAATAGCAGCTATGACGGCTACTTATATGTTTAGATTGTATTATCTTACTTTCCACGGTTCTTTCAGAGGAACAGAGGAGCAAAAACATCATCTCCACGAAAGTCCACTTAATATGACTTTACCATTGATAGTTTTATCAGTGCTGTCTTTGTTGGGTGGTTTCTTGAATTTGCCTCATTTTATAGCTCACGGAGAATACCAAACTTTACACCATTGGTTAGAAGGGTTGTATTATGTTTACACAAAGGAAATGGTTGAAGTTCAATTTAATGTAGAAATGATTTTACTAGGGCTTACAATACTAATGTTCTTTATGGTTTGGTTTGCCGTAAGATATTTGTATGTTATTAAAAACAAACAGCCTAAAGCTGAATGCACAGGTTGGGAAAAACTGTCTGCTCAAAAATTGTATATAGACGAAATTTACAATGCTGCTGTAGTAAAACCAGTAGAAGGTTTGGGTAAATTGGCTTCTACGTTTGATAAAGGAATTTTAGACCGTTTAGTAACACTTGTAGGTTTAGGTTCGGTAGGTTCAGGTAGAGCATTCAAAAAAGTTCAGAATGGAAATGTAGAAAACTATATTTTAATTATGTCTTTGGCGATAGGTATTATTTTAATTATTAACTTTTTAGTTCTATAA
- a CDS encoding IS982-like element ISRa1 family transposase, translated as MNNLEQIYERILEVLGLFSENQLISYQRRTPKMSDLEVISLNITAEYLSIDSELQLFRKLPNSLINKIERSVYNKRKRRLSLQTEQIRQRISMEFNEFEDIFIVDSVPMKVCENARSTRSKICKEQSYSSPTYGYCASQKLYFYGYKLHAVCSLNGVIKNFDISPASVHDIHYLKDIGEQMRNCTLIGDRGYLSAKVQIDLFNYANIKLDTPMRSNQKDYIPQFSLYKKKRKRIETFFSQLCDQFMIKRNYAKTFEGFKTRIISKITAATVIQYINKFIFQRKLNHLKISII; from the coding sequence ATGAACAACTTAGAGCAAATATATGAAAGAATTTTGGAAGTTTTAGGACTTTTTTCAGAAAATCAACTGATTAGTTATCAGAGAAGAACACCTAAAATGAGCGATTTAGAAGTCATAAGTCTTAATATTACTGCTGAATACTTGAGTATTGATAGCGAATTACAGTTATTTAGAAAATTGCCAAACTCTCTGATAAACAAAATTGAAAGAAGTGTTTACAATAAGCGAAAACGAAGACTATCCCTACAAACAGAGCAAATTAGACAGCGTATTTCGATGGAGTTCAATGAGTTTGAAGATATTTTTATCGTTGATAGCGTGCCAATGAAAGTTTGTGAAAACGCTCGTTCTACTCGTTCAAAAATTTGTAAAGAGCAATCCTATTCTTCACCAACATATGGTTATTGTGCTTCACAGAAATTATATTTCTATGGCTATAAACTACACGCAGTATGTTCTTTAAATGGTGTGATTAAGAATTTTGATATAAGCCCTGCATCCGTTCACGACATCCACTATTTAAAAGATATTGGTGAGCAAATGCGAAACTGTACTTTAATTGGAGATAGAGGCTATTTATCAGCAAAAGTTCAAATAGATTTATTTAACTATGCTAATATTAAATTAGATACACCAATGAGAAGTAATCAGAAAGATTATATTCCTCAATTTTCATTGTACAAGAAAAAGCGAAAACGAATTGAGACATTTTTCTCTCAACTTTGCGACCAATTTATGATTAAAAGAAACTATGCTAAAACTTTTGAAGGCTTTAAAACAAGGATAATCAGTAAAATAACCGCCGCAACGGTTATTCAATATATCAATAAATTTATCTTCCAAAGAAAATTAAATCATCTAAAAATCAGTATTATTTAA
- a CDS encoding NADH-quinone oxidoreductase subunit N gives MSVLITIFITAVIALFTGVFNQGKYARYVGILGLGIALYVSFLPDCTFFEKYNAMFSYSANTALFTKISLVVTLLLFFIAGFAFSNHRSHQSELYALMLFSLCGGIILFGFQNMVTLFLGIEILSIPLYVMAGSAKTNLRSVEASMKYFLMGAFATGFLLFGIALIYGSTGSFDLATIHLFGGAHGATSKMFLLGIVMMLVAMAFKVSLAPFHMWSPDVYQGAPSIITGFMASAVKIAGFYAFFKVMTLAFIGGFSMWINIVAVLIILTLILSNIMGLAQTNAKRMLAYSSVSHAGYIALIFFGFNSLSVYNLAFYLFAYSLATVGVFMCLIWVEKIKRETSFEVFNGLAKTEPLLAVVASVSLLSMAGIPLTAGFIGKFNVFSQAISGNATVLVIVAILGSALSIAYYLRLIIAMFFYQESSFKTSEKVSITYNIMAVVLVLLLVAMGVYPDLFAMQFGLY, from the coding sequence ATGAGTGTTTTAATTACTATATTTATCACAGCAGTTATTGCTTTGTTTACGGGTGTTTTTAATCAGGGTAAATATGCTAGGTATGTAGGAATTCTTGGTTTGGGAATTGCGTTATATGTTAGTTTCCTTCCTGATTGTACTTTTTTTGAAAAATACAATGCGATGTTTAGCTATAGTGCTAATACAGCATTATTTACCAAAATATCTTTGGTGGTAACTCTTTTATTATTTTTTATTGCAGGTTTTGCATTTAGTAATCATAGAAGTCACCAGTCGGAGCTTTATGCTTTAATGCTATTTTCTCTTTGTGGAGGTATTATTTTGTTTGGATTCCAAAATATGGTTACTCTATTTTTAGGGATAGAGATACTGTCTATACCGCTTTACGTTATGGCAGGAAGTGCTAAAACCAACCTTCGTTCTGTAGAAGCGTCTATGAAATACTTTTTGATGGGTGCTTTTGCTACGGGCTTTTTGCTTTTCGGTATCGCTTTGATTTATGGTAGTACAGGCAGTTTTGATTTAGCTACTATCCACCTTTTTGGAGGAGCACACGGAGCTACAAGCAAGATGTTTTTATTAGGAATTGTAATGATGTTGGTGGCTATGGCGTTTAAAGTATCTTTAGCACCATTCCATATGTGGAGTCCAGATGTATATCAAGGAGCACCGTCTATTATAACAGGCTTTATGGCATCAGCGGTTAAGATAGCAGGATTCTATGCGTTTTTCAAAGTGATGACTTTAGCGTTTATCGGAGGTTTTTCTATGTGGATTAACATTGTGGCTGTGCTTATTATCTTAACGCTTATTCTGTCTAATATTATGGGATTAGCACAAACCAATGCTAAGAGAATGTTGGCTTACTCTAGTGTTTCTCATGCAGGATATATAGCTCTCATATTTTTCGGATTTAATAGTCTTTCTGTATATAATTTAGCATTCTATCTATTTGCTTATTCTTTAGCAACAGTTGGGGTATTTATGTGTTTGATATGGGTAGAAAAAATTAAAAGAGAAACTTCTTTCGAGGTATTTAATGGTTTGGCGAAAACAGAACCTTTATTAGCTGTTGTAGCTTCTGTATCTCTGTTGTCAATGGCTGGTATTCCGCTTACGGCAGGGTTTATAGGTAAATTTAATGTTTTTAGTCAAGCTATTTCGGGTAATGCTACTGTACTGGTAATTGTAGCCATCTTGGGTTCTGCCTTGAGTATCGCTTATTATTTAAGATTGATTATAGCGATGTTCTTTTATCAAGAAAGTTCATTTAAAACCAGTGAAAAGGTAAGTATTACTTATAACATTATGGCGGTAGTACTTGTATTGTTACTAGTAGCAATGGGAGTATATCCAGATTTATTTGCTATGCAATTTGGACTTTATTAA
- a CDS encoding NADH-quinone oxidoreductase subunit J → MEQIVFYIISGLAVISAIYFVAAKNPLYSILSLVITFFSIAGLYILLNAQFLGIVQIIVYAGAIMVLFLYVLMMLNLKEKDEGKKNNLMKFAGIFSAGLLLVGFVGALRGYVGNEFPVTEITEGVGLTKNLGRLLFNEYVLPFELASILILSGIVGAVLIGKKDL, encoded by the coding sequence ATGGAGCAGATTGTTTTTTATATTATTTCAGGTTTAGCGGTTATTAGTGCTATCTATTTTGTAGCAGCTAAAAACCCGTTATATAGTATATTGTCTTTAGTAATTACATTTTTTTCTATAGCAGGATTGTATATATTACTTAATGCTCAATTTTTGGGAATTGTGCAAATTATAGTATATGCAGGAGCTATTATGGTTTTATTCTTATATGTGCTTATGATGCTTAATCTAAAGGAGAAAGACGAAGGCAAAAAGAATAACCTAATGAAATTTGCAGGAATTTTCTCTGCAGGACTTCTTTTAGTAGGTTTTGTAGGAGCTTTAAGAGGTTATGTAGGAAATGAATTCCCTGTAACTGAGATTACAGAAGGTGTAGGGCTTACCAAAAATTTGGGAAGATTATTGTTTAATGAGTATGTATTGCCGTTTGAGTTGGCTTCAATTTTAATTCTTTCGGGGATTGTAGGAGCGGTGCTAATTGGTAAAAAAGATTTATAA
- a CDS encoding NAD(P)H-binding protein, protein MKKAVVIGGTGATGKALLNTLSNDLSYQSVVALSRRKGTSLLPKVEICKVDFNHLEQSSVIISGDVAFSCLGTTLKDAGSQDAQWRVDYDYQYTFAKIAKESGISTLVLISSMGADKNSPIFYSKMKGKLEEAITELNFPSLIILRPSLLIRPETKRLGELISLPILNIFNKVGLLKKYQPISVEDLSKAMVKSVERYKTGTHILELKQILELV, encoded by the coding sequence ATGAAAAAAGCAGTAGTTATTGGTGGGACGGGAGCTACAGGTAAGGCTCTATTAAATACACTTTCTAACGATTTGTCGTATCAATCGGTGGTGGCGTTATCTAGGAGAAAGGGTACTTCGTTGTTGCCAAAAGTGGAAATTTGTAAAGTAGATTTTAATCATTTAGAACAAAGTTCGGTTATTATCAGTGGAGATGTTGCATTTTCTTGTTTAGGAACTACACTTAAAGACGCTGGAAGTCAAGACGCTCAGTGGCGTGTGGATTATGATTACCAATATACATTTGCTAAAATAGCCAAAGAAAGCGGTATTTCTACATTGGTTTTAATTTCTTCTATGGGAGCAGATAAAAATTCGCCAATTTTCTATTCTAAAATGAAGGGTAAACTAGAGGAGGCTATTACAGAGCTTAATTTCCCTAGCCTCATTATTTTAAGACCTAGCCTACTTATACGTCCTGAAACCAAGAGATTGGGAGAGCTTATTTCACTACCTATATTAAACATTTTTAATAAAGTAGGACTGCTGAAAAAATATCAACCTATATCAGTGGAAGATTTAAGTAAAGCAATGGTAAAATCGGTGGAAAGATACAAAACAGGCACTCATATTTTAGAACTAAAACAAATTTTGGAATTGGTTTGA
- the nuoH gene encoding NADH-quinone oxidoreductase subunit NuoH — MDLLTFKTILVISLFILSLTVAAYSTWAERKVAALMQDRIGPNRTGPLGLLQPLADGGKFFFKEDFIPKNSEKFLFILGPGLVMFISLITGAVIPWGKSLNIGGESFSLQVANIDVGVLYLIGMVSVGVYGIMIGGWASNNKYSLIGAIRASSQMISYELAMGLALLSIIMMAGSLDLKVITEVQSTGKLWSVIPVGSGMNWNIFYQPVAFLVFLVAALAECNRHPFDLPECEAELVAGFMTEYSAMKLGLYMFGEYVNMFISNALMVVLFFGGYNYPGIEWVTTTYGENVAGILSIVAFLSKTFFGIFLFMWIRWTLPRFRYDQLMHLGWKTLIPLALVNLLITGAVILAFGS, encoded by the coding sequence ATGGATTTATTGACCTTTAAAACGATATTGGTAATCTCTCTTTTTATTCTGTCTCTTACAGTAGCGGCTTATTCTACTTGGGCAGAAAGAAAGGTGGCGGCATTGATGCAAGACCGTATTGGTCCTAATAGAACAGGTCCATTGGGATTATTACAGCCTTTGGCTGACGGTGGTAAATTTTTCTTTAAGGAAGACTTTATTCCTAAAAATTCAGAGAAGTTTTTATTTATTTTAGGTCCTGGTTTAGTGATGTTTATATCACTTATTACAGGAGCGGTTATCCCTTGGGGGAAAAGCCTTAACATAGGCGGAGAGTCGTTTAGTTTACAAGTAGCTAACATAGATGTTGGGGTGCTTTACCTTATAGGTATGGTATCCGTGGGAGTTTATGGTATTATGATAGGGGGTTGGGCTTCTAATAACAAATATTCGCTTATAGGTGCCATTCGTGCATCTTCTCAGATGATATCTTATGAATTGGCCATGGGGTTAGCATTGTTATCTATCATCATGATGGCGGGTTCTTTGGATTTAAAGGTAATTACAGAAGTGCAAAGTACAGGCAAACTATGGAGCGTAATTCCTGTAGGTTCTGGAATGAATTGGAATATTTTTTATCAACCTGTAGCCTTCTTAGTTTTCTTAGTGGCTGCATTGGCAGAGTGTAACCGACATCCGTTCGACTTACCAGAATGTGAGGCTGAACTTGTGGCTGGTTTTATGACAGAATATTCTGCGATGAAGCTAGGATTATATATGTTTGGAGAGTATGTTAATATGTTTATATCCAATGCTTTAATGGTGGTTTTATTCTTTGGTGGTTATAATTATCCAGGTATAGAATGGGTAACAACTACCTATGGTGAAAATGTAGCAGGAATTTTAAGCATTGTTGCATTTTTGAGCAAAACATTCTTCGGTATCTTCTTGTTTATGTGGATTAGATGGACGCTTCCTCGTTTCCGCTACGACCAGCTGATGCATCTTGGTTGGAAAACTTTAATCCCATTAGCATTAGTTAATTTATTGATAACAGGAGCGGTAATATTAGCATTTGGAAGTTAA
- a CDS encoding GLPGLI family protein: MKKIRLILKIYLLICFVPFIYGQNLSILYEFKFKDNKDFTKTKIYYLDILKHESVFRSSHQRISDSLLTTTGYGYGYSTNIDEQVYIHKKLADREIKKVVVSPITRDKVFVKISDAINWTILPDAQKVGSFNCQKIETDYGGRHWVGWFTRDVSLSEGPYVFNGLPGLIVQINDSEGIFDFSLVSIKNNRQENLYLPNTGKEVSWEELNKIRKDYYTDPFSYVRLIGAKAMEDDGNGGMKKINFREKIEGIRKSIRNTIPIESDYKIDYE; encoded by the coding sequence ATGAAGAAGATAAGGTTAATTTTAAAAATCTATCTTTTAATTTGTTTTGTTCCTTTTATTTATGGGCAGAACTTAAGTATTTTATACGAGTTTAAGTTCAAAGACAACAAGGACTTTACAAAAACTAAAATCTATTATTTAGATATTTTAAAGCATGAGTCTGTATTTCGCTCTAGTCATCAGAGAATCTCCGATTCTTTATTGACCACGACTGGATATGGCTATGGTTATAGTACAAATATTGATGAACAAGTTTACATTCATAAAAAATTAGCTGATAGAGAAATTAAAAAAGTAGTAGTTTCCCCTATTACGAGAGATAAAGTTTTTGTTAAGATTTCAGATGCTATCAATTGGACGATTCTTCCAGATGCTCAAAAAGTTGGGTCCTTTAATTGTCAAAAAATAGAAACAGACTACGGAGGCAGACATTGGGTAGGTTGGTTTACTAGAGATGTGTCTCTTTCAGAAGGACCTTATGTGTTTAATGGTTTACCAGGATTAATTGTACAAATTAATGATAGTGAGGGAATTTTTGATTTTAGTTTAGTCAGTATTAAAAATAATAGACAAGAAAACTTATATCTTCCCAATACTGGCAAAGAAGTAAGCTGGGAAGAACTAAATAAAATAAGAAAAGATTATTATACAGACCCTTTCTCTTATGTGAGATTAATTGGTGCTAAAGCAATGGAAGATGATGGTAATGGTGGAATGAAAAAAATAAATTTTAGAGAAAAAATAGAAGGAATTAGAAAATCCATTCGTAATACTATCCCGATAGAATCTGATTATAAAATAGATTATGAATAA
- a CDS encoding NuoI/complex I 23 kDa subunit family protein, which produces MKLTNRSKVVSNKKMTLAEKAYLPAIVKGMSITLKHFFKKDSTIQYPEQEKPRAKVWRGRHVLKRDDEGRERCTACGLCAVACPAEAITMTSAERTKEEKHLYREEKYASTYEINMLRCIFCGLCEEACPKSAIYLTDRLVDVESNRGSFVYGKDKLVEDMNNRIDISERQKKSY; this is translated from the coding sequence ATGAAATTAACAAATAGATCAAAAGTAGTTTCTAATAAAAAGATGACTTTGGCGGAAAAGGCTTATCTCCCTGCTATAGTTAAGGGTATGAGCATTACACTAAAGCATTTTTTTAAGAAAGATAGTACGATACAATATCCAGAACAGGAAAAGCCAAGAGCTAAAGTATGGCGTGGGAGACATGTTCTTAAAAGGGATGATGAAGGTAGAGAAAGATGTACCGCTTGTGGACTTTGTGCGGTTGCTTGCCCTGCGGAAGCCATTACGATGACTTCGGCTGAAAGAACTAAGGAAGAAAAACATCTTTATAGAGAAGAAAAATATGCTTCTACCTACGAAATTAATATGTTGAGATGTATTTTCTGTGGATTGTGTGAGGAGGCTTGTCCCAAATCAGCGATTTATCTTACAGATAGATTAGTAGATGTAGAGTCTAACCGTGGTTCTTTTGTCTATGGAAAAGACAAACTAGTGGAGGATATGAACAATAGAATAGATATTAGTGAAAGACAAAAGAAATCTTATTAA
- the tpx gene encoding thiol peroxidase produces MAKLTLKGNEISSVGELPKLGETIKDFNLVASDLSEKTKNDFLGKRKVLNIFPSIDTGVCAASARKFNEEASKLDNTIVINISRDLPFALGRFCAAEGLSNVETLSDFRSNFGEEFGVTLADSPLKGLLSRAVVITDENDKVIYTEQVSEITNEPNYEAALASLK; encoded by the coding sequence ATGGCAAAACTAACTTTAAAAGGTAATGAAATTAGTAGTGTAGGAGAGCTTCCTAAACTAGGAGAAACAATAAAAGACTTTAATCTAGTAGCTTCAGATTTAAGCGAAAAAACTAAAAATGACTTTTTAGGAAAAAGAAAAGTACTTAATATTTTCCCAAGTATAGACACGGGAGTATGTGCCGCTTCGGCGAGAAAATTTAATGAGGAAGCATCTAAGTTAGATAATACGATAGTGATAAATATCTCTAGAGATTTACCATTTGCGTTGGGGCGTTTTTGTGCTGCAGAAGGTTTAAGTAACGTAGAAACATTATCTGATTTTAGAAGTAATTTTGGGGAAGAATTTGGCGTTACTTTAGCAGATTCACCGCTTAAAGGATTGTTGAGTAGAGCGGTTGTTATCACTGATGAAAATGATAAAGTGATTTATACAGAACAAGTATCCGAAATTACTAACGAGCCTAACTACGAAGCCGCTTTAGCGAGCTTAAAATAA
- the nuoK gene encoding NADH-quinone oxidoreductase subunit NuoK, which yields MEMNSFVQNIPLDYYVVLSTFLFCLGVLGVLLRKNAIVILGCVELMLNSVNLLLVAFSTYYGDAHGQMLVFFIMVVAAAEVAVGLAIITMMYRNIKSVDISILNKLKG from the coding sequence ATGGAAATGAATTCTTTTGTACAGAACATTCCTTTGGATTATTATGTAGTTTTATCTACATTTTTATTCTGTTTGGGTGTTTTGGGTGTTTTGTTAAGAAAAAATGCCATTGTTATTTTGGGATGTGTAGAGCTTATGCTTAATTCTGTAAATCTATTATTAGTAGCATTTTCTACCTATTACGGAGATGCTCATGGGCAGATGTTAGTGTTTTTCATTATGGTGGTAGCTGCGGCAGAAGTAGCTGTGGGACTGGCTATTATTACTATGATGTACCGAAATATAAAATCAGTAGATATTAGTATTTTAAATAAATTAAAAGGATAA
- a CDS encoding J domain-containing protein, with product MKNYYYFLGISEEATSEDIKKAYRKLSLKYHPDKNENDSFFVERFREVQEAYEVLINSSSRSLYNQKLAQIQQNIKSDQPPYIKTFHANKLRVKKGEEIILNWQTQNADVIKIIPFGLVKNYGEKKVKITQFDANGECRILLNATNTLLQKTVAKGITIKETQEVETPFYETQFTNTKQQSNIANWPSKLPYILALLLVILLLFWLSR from the coding sequence GTGAAAAATTACTATTACTTTTTAGGAATTTCGGAAGAGGCTACATCGGAAGATATTAAGAAGGCTTACCGAAAGTTATCACTTAAATATCACCCCGATAAAAACGAAAACGATTCATTTTTTGTGGAGCGTTTCAGAGAAGTTCAAGAGGCTTACGAGGTGCTTATCAACTCAAGTAGTAGAAGTTTATATAACCAAAAACTAGCACAAATACAACAAAACATCAAATCAGACCAACCACCTTATATCAAGACTTTTCACGCGAATAAACTCCGAGTGAAAAAAGGCGAAGAAATTATCCTGAATTGGCAGACACAAAATGCCGATGTGATAAAAATAATCCCTTTTGGTCTAGTAAAAAACTATGGAGAAAAAAAGGTAAAAATCACACAATTTGATGCCAACGGAGAGTGCCGAATTTTACTGAACGCTACCAATACACTATTACAAAAAACCGTTGCTAAAGGCATTACTATAAAAGAAACACAGGAAGTGGAAACACCTTTCTATGAAACTCAATTTACCAATACAAAACAACAATCTAATATTGCCAACTGGCCTAGTAAACTTCCGTATATCCTAGCTCTGTTGTTGGTGATACTACTTTTATTTTGGCTTTCTCGTTAA
- a CDS encoding complex I subunit 4 family protein: protein MLLSLLLLPLVGSGLVFAWKSSQSRYLAFGIALAQLLLAFVMLFNFNYADSVDGEMQYQIQHDWSYLIRSSLSFGVDGMGMLMILLTNILVPFIILSSFNQQTSYRNTFYGLILLMQFGLLGVFTALDGLLFYIFWEVTLIPIWFICGIWGQEDQRIKTTTKFFVYTFFGSLFMLVGLVYLYNHSDSFALIDLYNAALNTEQQTFVFWLIMMAFAVKLPLFPFHTWQPDTYTYAPTQGSMLLSGIMLKMAVYGVLRYLVPIAPEAVLGLSGKIVMVMAIVGIIYGALIAIVNNDVKRIIAYSSLSHVGLMVAGIFASAIVTLNGTFTYEGAEGAMVQTFAHGINVVGLFYCADILIKRFGTRDLRQMGGLARVAPKFAVLFMIILLGSMAVPLTNGFIGEFMLLKAVFSYNTLAVIVSGLTIILAAVYMLRLYGKAMFGEGDETVLSQVKDLSAVEFSVLAGLSIFVIVLGVYPNIIIEMVQSSLKFIYLFVIS from the coding sequence ATGTTATTATCATTATTACTATTACCTCTTGTAGGTTCAGGATTGGTTTTTGCTTGGAAGAGCTCTCAGAGTAGGTATTTGGCATTTGGTATAGCTTTAGCTCAATTGTTGCTGGCATTTGTGATGTTGTTTAATTTCAACTACGCAGATTCTGTAGATGGCGAAATGCAGTACCAAATACAGCACGATTGGAGTTATTTGATAAGAAGTAGCTTAAGCTTCGGTGTAGATGGTATGGGAATGCTAATGATATTGCTTACCAATATTTTAGTGCCTTTTATCATTCTGTCTTCGTTTAATCAACAGACATCTTATAGAAATACTTTTTATGGACTTATTTTATTGATGCAGTTTGGTCTTTTAGGCGTTTTCACTGCGTTAGATGGTCTATTATTCTATATATTTTGGGAAGTTACCCTTATTCCGATATGGTTTATATGCGGAATTTGGGGGCAAGAAGACCAAAGAATTAAAACAACTACTAAGTTCTTTGTTTATACTTTCTTCGGTTCTTTATTCATGTTGGTAGGTTTAGTTTATTTATACAATCATTCAGACTCTTTTGCTCTGATAGATTTATATAATGCGGCTCTGAATACTGAACAGCAAACCTTTGTTTTCTGGTTAATTATGATGGCGTTTGCGGTTAAGTTGCCGTTGTTCCCTTTCCATACTTGGCAGCCAGATACTTATACTTATGCACCAACGCAAGGCTCTATGCTTTTGTCGGGGATTATGCTTAAAATGGCAGTTTATGGAGTACTAAGATATCTAGTACCAATAGCTCCAGAGGCTGTACTAGGTCTTTCTGGAAAAATAGTAATGGTAATGGCAATAGTAGGTATCATCTATGGAGCGTTGATAGCCATTGTGAATAATGATGTTAAGAGAATTATCGCTTATTCATCTCTATCGCATGTGGGGCTTATGGTAGCAGGAATTTTTGCTTCTGCTATCGTTACACTTAATGGAACATTTACTTATGAGGGTGCTGAGGGTGCTATGGTACAAACTTTTGCACACGGTATCAACGTAGTAGGATTATTCTACTGTGCTGATATTCTTATCAAAAGATTTGGTACAAGAGACCTTCGTCAGATGGGTGGATTGGCTAGAGTAGCTCCTAAGTTTGCAGTACTGTTTATGATTATTTTATTAGGGTCTATGGCGGTTCCATTGACAAATGGATTTATCGGAGAATTTATGTTACTAAAAGCCGTATTTAGCTACAATACATTAGCAGTAATAGTTTCTGGATTAACAATAATCTTAGCAGCAGTATATATGTTAAGACTTTATGGTAAAGCAATGTTTGGAGAAGGAGATGAGACTGTTTTATCACAAGTTAAAGACCTTTCAGCGGTAGAATTTTCGGTATTAGCAGGGTTATCTATTTTTGTAATAGTGTTGGGAGTATATCCTAACATCATTATAGAAATGGTGCAAAGTTCGTTAAAGTTTATTTACTTATTTGTGATAAGTTAA